One Cyprinus carpio isolate SPL01 chromosome B25, ASM1834038v1, whole genome shotgun sequence genomic region harbors:
- the LOC109050882 gene encoding GTPase IMAP family member 8-like isoform X2 — MPMFVTVLKRQEVVLNERHPKHFESTLQNLDVKTDGEIIFSKLRLRKGKMDIGDAQYLSELRIVLMGYRAAGKSSTGNSILGREEFDSKRSAQCVRRHGEVADRHITVIEAPGWWRSYTVEDSSELLKQEIVLSVSLCPPGPHAVLLIIRVDTRFKEINRKSVQGHMDLLGERVWSNTLVLFTCGDSLLDTSIEQHIESEGQDLQWLLDKCGNRYHVLNNQKRSDDTQIKELLEKIEETVAQNNGCHFEINRKLLQEIKERRRAEEERAEERMKRMKKQRENIRSQMREAQCLSELTIVLMGHKLAGKSSTGNSILGREEFDLKRSAQCVRRHGEVADRHITVIEAPGWWSDYTVEERPELLKHEIGLSVSLCPPGPHAVLLIIRVDIGFKETNRKALQGHLDLLGERVWSHTIVLFTHGDSLLDTSIEQHIESEGQDLQWLLDKCGNRYHVLNNKNRSDDTQIKELLEKIDETVAQNNWPVRRKSSPIKIQGADNKIKSQELMQPCIYDVRSQKISGAERSDSCSLASSGYGLSEADVNSISGSSHSKDTSLISRFKSEVLKIFNSMECKPLLMSGDERSDAGSVGSSAYGSFSSLSGADGRSVFSSSHSNVPSHSSGLGSLQPISHSVKHSRTKRTQDVPKESKYEHKDPDLDTEVMAE, encoded by the exons ATTGTGTTAATGGGGTATAGAGCTGCTGGTAAGAGTTCAACAGGAAACAGCATCCTGGGCAGAGAGGAGTTTGACTCGAAGAGATCTGCTCAGTGTGTGAGGAGACATGGAGAAGTAGCAGACAGACACATCACCGTCATTGAAGCTCCAGGATGGTGGAGGAGTTACACTGTAGAGGACAGTTCTGAGTTACTGAAACAGGAGATTGTGctcagtgtgtctctgtgtcctCCAGGACCACACGCTGTACTACTGATCATACGTGTGGACACTAGATTTAAAGAGATTAACCGAAAATCAGTGCAAGGACATATGGATCTTCTCGGTGAGAGAGTCTGGAGTAACACTTTAGTTCTGTTCACCTGTGGAGACTCTCTGTTAGACACATCTATAGAGCAGCACATTGAGAGTGAAGGGCAGGATCTCCAGTGGCTGCTGGACAAATGTGGGAACAGATATCATGTTCTCAACAATCAGAAAAGGAGTGATGACACACAGATCAAGGAGCTGCTGGAAAAGATTGAGGAGACAGTGGCACAAAACAACGGATGCCATTTTGAAATAAACAGAAAGCTCTTACAGGAGATTaaagagagaagaagagcagaggaagagagagcagAAGAACGAATGAAGAGgatgaaaaaacagagagaaaacatcAGATCACAGATGA GAGAAGCCCAGTGTCTCTCAGAGCTGACGATTGTGTTAATGGGGCATAAACTTGCTGGTAAGAGTTCAACAGGAAACAGCATCCTGGGCAGAGAGGAGTTTGACTTGAAGAGATCTGCTCAGTGTGTGAGGAGACATGGAGAAGTAGCAGACAGACACATCACCGTCATTGAAGCTCCAGGATGGTGGAGTGATTACACTGTAGAGGAGAGACCTGAGTTACTGAAACACGAGATTGGGCTCAGTGTGTCTCTATGTCCTCCAGGACCACATGCTGTACTACTGATCATACGTGTGGACATTGGATTTAAAGAGACTAACAGGAAAGCACTGCAGGGTCACCTGGATCTTCTGGGTGAGAGAGTCTGGAGTCACACTATAGTGCTGTTCACTCATGGAGACTCTCTGTTAGACACATCTATAGAGCAGCACATTGAGAGTGAAGGACAGGATCTCCAGTGGCTGCTGGACAAATGTGGGAACAGATATCATGTTCTCAACAATAAGAACAGGAGTGACGACACTCAGATCAAGGAGCTGCTGGAGAAGATTGACGAGACAGTGGCACAAAACAACTGGCCTGTTAGGAGGAAGAGCAGCCCTATTAAAATACAGGGagctgataataaaataaaatcacaagagCTAATGCAGCCATGCATATATGACGTCAGATCACAAAAGA TCAGTGGTGCTGAAAGATCTGATTCATGCTCTCTGGCAAGTTCTGGTTACGGTTTATCTGAAGCAGACGTCAATTCAATTTCTGGGTCTTCACATTCCAAAGATACATCTCTCATAAGCAGATTCAAGTCAGAGGTCctgaaaatatttaacagcatgGAATGCAAACCACTACTGA TGAGTGGAGACGAGCGGTCAGATGCAGGGTCTGTGGGAAGTTCTGCTTACGGTTCATTCAGCTCACTATCAGGAGCAGACGGCAGATCAGTTTTTAGCTCATCGCATTCAAACGTCCCATCTCACAGCTCAGGATTGGGGTCTTTGCAGCCAATTTCTCACTCTGTTAAACATTCAAGAACCAAAAGAACACAGGATGTGCCCAAGGAATCAAAATATGAGCATAAAGACCCTGATTTAGACACTGAAGTGATGGCTGAATAA